A region of the Microcoleus sp. AS-A8 genome:
GGCTCGACTCAGCACAGTGCTTGCCCAAACCACGTCAAACCTAGAGAAGCGAAATGCCGAACTCGATCAATTTGCCTATATTGTATCTCATGACCTCAAGGCTCCCTTAAGGGCGATCGCCAACCTCGCACAGTGGCTGGAGGAAGACCTCGCACATTGCTTAACCGAAGAAACTCGGCATCAAATGGACTTGCTCCAAGGCCGTGTCCATCGCATGGAAGCTTTGATTAATGGTCTTTTACAGTACTCCCGTGTTGGACGTTTCCGCACAGAGTTAGAACTCGTGGATATGGATTTGTTACTAGCCGAGGTGATTGATTCATTGGCTCCCCCACCCGAATTTACCGTCACGGTGATGCCGGAAATGCCGACGCTTTGGATCGAACGAGTGCCCCTGGCACAAATCTTTGCCAATTTAATCGGCAATGGGATTAAGCATCATCACCGCAGGGATGGGCAAATTGTCATTTCCGCACAAGAACACCCAGACTCTTACGAGTTTGCCGTTGCTGATAATGGCCCAGGCATTGCCCCTGAGTTCCATGAAAAAGTGTTTGTCATATTTCAAACCCTAGAACCCCGTGACAAGGTAGAAAGCACGGGCGTTGGTTTAGCGATTGTGAAAAAGATTATTGAAGATAAGGGCGGAACGATTATCCTAGAATCCGCTCCAAGTCAGGGAGCCACATTTCGCTTCACCTGGCCTAAACAACCGATGGCATGAGGGCCTTAAGAAATGAATGATAAACAAACCAGCGTTTTACTGATCGATGACGACGAAGTCGATGTGATGACAGTCAAACGAGCTTTTAAAAAAAACAACATTACAAATCCTTTGTACGTGGCGGCAAATGGTGTCGAAGCCTTAGCCCTATTGCGGAGCAACGAACTGCCCAAACTGTTACCCGGACAGCGAAGACTAATCTTATTGGATCTGAATATGCCCAAAATGGGTGGTATTGAGTTTCTGCGAGAGTTACGGGCTGACTCTGAACTCCGAGTTCTCCCTGTCATCGTGCTGACGACTTCCAATGAGGATAAAGATAAAGTAGAAGCTTATAATCTCAATGTTGCTGGATATATCATCAAGCCAGTAACATTTGCGAAATTTGTAGAAGCGGTGGCTACGCTGAATAAATATTGGATGCTGAGTGAGATGCCTTGAAAGCTGAGCTTTGGGAGCGTTGGTATTGACGAGTACCTTTTCAAAACTACTTATTTTGATATGAGTTAAGGAAAATCAACCTACCGCAGTGTAGAGATAAAAAGCGCGTAAATTTTTTCAGAATAATTGTTAAAAGCCAACAGCGAGCGGCTAGCAGCTAACAGCTAACAGCTAATTATGGAAGAAATTATCAAAATCTTGGTAGTAGAAGATGATGAAGTGGATCGCATGGCGGTGAGCCGGGCGCTGAAAAGGGCTGGAATGCGAGTCGAAATCACGGCAGCGGTTGATTGCCAGAGCGCGCTGGATGCCTTGCTGCGACCGCGCCTGGGGGAGCACAGCAACGACAAAACTCAAGGAACAGAACCCGCTGACGCCACGCTTGAAGAACCCAGCTTTGATTGTGTTCTACTCGATTATCGCCTGCCCGATGGCGACGGCTTGGGTCTGGTTCAAGAAGTCCGGGGAATTGGCATCAAAGTGCCCTTGGTGGTGCTAACGGGTCAAGGAGACGAGCAACTGGCAGTTGAACTGATGAAAGCGGGGGCATCCGACTATCTTGCTAAAAGCAAACTCTCACCCGAAACCCTTTCACGCAGCGTTCGCAATGCTGTTCGCATCTACCGAGCTGAAAAAGAGGCGGCGTCAGCCGGCGAGCGCTTGCGGGAAAGTGAAGAACGCTACCGCTTGGTACTCGAAGGTTCCAATGATGGGATTTGGGATTGGGACTTGACCACCCATGCCATCTATTGCAATGACCGCCTCTATGAAATTACTGGCTTGTCAGCCGATGAGGTGGTGATTCGTTACGATCTGGTTTGTCAGTTGGTACATCCGGATGATCGCATCAGAATTAGTCAGGCTGTCGCCGCTCACCTGCAAGATAATGTTGAACTTGATGTCGAATTTCGGCTATTGCATAGCTCTGGAGAATATCGCTATTGCATGGCACGGGGGAAAGCTTGGCGAAATGCACAAAGGAAGCCCTTCCGGATGTCAGGCGTGATCAGCGACATTACCGAACGGAAACGAGCGGAAGAATCGTTGCGATTCTTGGCGGAGGCGAGTGCGATGCTTTCAGCCTCTTTGGACTACGAAAAGACGTTGGAAAGCCTCGCCCGACTCGCCGTGCCTTTCCTAGCCGATTTGTGCATTGTCGATATTATCGAAAACGGCGTCGTGCGGCGCATGGGGGTCGCTCATGCTGACCCCACGCGGCAGGAGCAAGTCCGAAAACTGCACCATTTATACCCACCTCACCTCGACGGCACACATCCCGCGATCAAGGTGATACAGACGGGGATCGCCATCTTAGTTTCGGAAATGGCGGAGCAGGAATGGATCGGAGCTACTTACAATGCCGAACACCTGGAAATTGTACAGGACATGAGCTTCAAGTCCTATATGACTGTACCCCTTTTAGTGCGGGGGCGGACTCTGGGGGCAATTTCTTTGGTCTCTACTCAACCAAGCCGTCGCTATAGACCTGCCGACTTGGCGCTGGCAGAGGAAATCGCCCGTCGTGCGGCGTTATCCCTAGAGAATGGTCAGCTTTATCGGGAGACACAAGAGACGAGTGAAAACCTGCGTCAGGCTATTTTGATTCTAGGAGAACAACAACAGCAACTGCGAACGTTACAACAGCTTACCAATCTCCTGAACCAGCGTTTAACGAACCTGCCTGGTCTGTTGCGAGAGATGGCGGAGGCGGTGGCAGGTGCGATTCCCGGTGCCCAGTTTTGTTGCATCATGCTGAATAACCCCCAGTGCGATGGACTGGTGTTAACGGTGATGGCGGGGATTGAGACGGAAAAGCTGCGATTGGAACATGCCTTTTCGCCACAGGGGGGGTTGCTCTCTAAAGTCTTCTCGACCGGAGAATCTCAGTTAATTCAAACTCAAGAGGGTGAATCGCCGTCCTCACAGAAGGCTCCAGCGGCCATTTACGCGGTGGCGATTGAGTCGGTGCAATCGGGACGTTTAGGAGTGCTAGCGATCGGAAATTGGCAAGATCAGAATGCCTTTGATGAGGAAGACCGGAATCTGCTCGTGGCGGTCGGGGAACAAGCTGCGATCGCCATTGACAATGCTCGCATGATTAAAGCCTTGGAGGAGCAAGAAAAACGTTTAGAAGACCAAAATGACATGCTGGCTCAGAAGAATCAAGAACTGGAAAACCAGCGACAGCAGCTTCAGCTCAATAACCTGCAATTGTTAGAAGCGGCACGGCTGAAATCTCAGTTTCTCGCCACCATGTCCCATGAGTTGCGTACACCGATGAACGCGGTGATTGGGTTTTCTCAGTTGCTTTTGCGCCAGCGTCAAAACTCATTGGCACCGAAACAAGTCGATATGATGAAGCGCATTCTCGACAATGGTAAACACCTGTTGGCGCTGATTAATGAAATCCTTGACCTCTCGAAAATTGAGGCGGGACGTTTGGAGTTGAAGCTGGAAACGTTTAACCTGATGGCGTTAGTTAGGGCAACGGTGGATGAGTTGCGATCGCTGGCGGATGAGAGGCACTTAACGCTCCATGTCCACAACCATCTACAAAATGCCAATGTGATTAATGATAGCGTTCGCCTGCGCCAGGTCTTGGTCAATCTCCTCTCTAATGGGATTAAGTTTACCGAGGTGGGCAGTGTGGAGGTGGAGGTGAAGGAGATTGCTCCTAATCGCTTGGCCATTGCAGTCAAGGATACAGGCATTGGTATTGCCGAAGAGGAGTTAGGACATATTTTTGAGGAGTTCCGGCAAATTGATCAGACAACCACTCGTCGGTATCCGGGTACAGGGTTAGGGCTAGCCATTACCAAATCCTTAGTGGAGTTGATGCAGGGAACCATTGAGGTTGAGAGTCAACTCGGTCAAGGGTCTACTTTCCGCATCGAACTGCCCAGGACTGTCAAACCCTCCAACCAAAGCCTTCCTCTTACAGGCCAAAGAGTCACTCAGCTTGGAGCCAGTTCTGTAGAGCAAGCGACTTTGACTACTGCGTTGGAAAAGCCTCGTGCTGGGAGGTTACTGTATTAAGTGTCTGGCCTCTAGCCTACGGCTTTGTCCTTGCATCTCTCCATGAACTACCCCGCCCTACGTTGTTGAGGGCGGGGTTTCTGCGACCTCGCCCGTAGGATGGTGTTTTGAACGCTTCAGCGACCCCAGTTGCTTCATCCCTCCACAAGATTTCC
Encoded here:
- a CDS encoding ATP-binding protein — protein: MEEIIKILVVEDDEVDRMAVSRALKRAGMRVEITAAVDCQSALDALLRPRLGEHSNDKTQGTEPADATLEEPSFDCVLLDYRLPDGDGLGLVQEVRGIGIKVPLVVLTGQGDEQLAVELMKAGASDYLAKSKLSPETLSRSVRNAVRIYRAEKEAASAGERLRESEERYRLVLEGSNDGIWDWDLTTHAIYCNDRLYEITGLSADEVVIRYDLVCQLVHPDDRIRISQAVAAHLQDNVELDVEFRLLHSSGEYRYCMARGKAWRNAQRKPFRMSGVISDITERKRAEESLRFLAEASAMLSASLDYEKTLESLARLAVPFLADLCIVDIIENGVVRRMGVAHADPTRQEQVRKLHHLYPPHLDGTHPAIKVIQTGIAILVSEMAEQEWIGATYNAEHLEIVQDMSFKSYMTVPLLVRGRTLGAISLVSTQPSRRYRPADLALAEEIARRAALSLENGQLYRETQETSENLRQAILILGEQQQQLRTLQQLTNLLNQRLTNLPGLLREMAEAVAGAIPGAQFCCIMLNNPQCDGLVLTVMAGIETEKLRLEHAFSPQGGLLSKVFSTGESQLIQTQEGESPSSQKAPAAIYAVAIESVQSGRLGVLAIGNWQDQNAFDEEDRNLLVAVGEQAAIAIDNARMIKALEEQEKRLEDQNDMLAQKNQELENQRQQLQLNNLQLLEAARLKSQFLATMSHELRTPMNAVIGFSQLLLRQRQNSLAPKQVDMMKRILDNGKHLLALINEILDLSKIEAGRLELKLETFNLMALVRATVDELRSLADERHLTLHVHNHLQNANVINDSVRLRQVLVNLLSNGIKFTEVGSVEVEVKEIAPNRLAIAVKDTGIGIAEEELGHIFEEFRQIDQTTTRRYPGTGLGLAITKSLVELMQGTIEVESQLGQGSTFRIELPRTVKPSNQSLPLTGQRVTQLGASSVEQATLTTALEKPRAGRLLY
- a CDS encoding response regulator, whose amino-acid sequence is MNDKQTSVLLIDDDEVDVMTVKRAFKKNNITNPLYVAANGVEALALLRSNELPKLLPGQRRLILLDLNMPKMGGIEFLRELRADSELRVLPVIVLTTSNEDKDKVEAYNLNVAGYIIKPVTFAKFVEAVATLNKYWMLSEMP